TCACGCTCGAACAACGCGTCCTCGCCAAGAACGATCTGCTTGCCGAACGGAACCGCGCGTGGCTCACCGCACGCGGCATCTCGACGCTCAACATCACGAGTTCGCCGGGAGCGGGCAAGACGACGTTGTTGGAACGTACGATCGGCGACCTCGGGCACACCCACCCGGTCGCGGTGATCGAAGGAGATCAGCAGACCCTGCTCGACGCCGACCGGATCCGGGCCGCGGGGGCACGCGCGGTCCAGATCAACACCGGTGCCGGCTGTCACCTCGACGCCGCGATGGTGCATCGCGCGCTCGGCATCCTCGACCCGGCACCCGGGTCCCTGCTGTTCATCGAGAACGTCGGGAATCTGGTGTGCCCGGCGCTGTTCGATCTCGGTGAACTCGACAAGGTCGTCGTCATCTCGGTCACCGAGGGCACCGACAAGCCGCTCAAGTATCCCCATATGTTCGCCGCGGCGGGGGTGGTGATCCTCAACAAGATCGATCTTCTCCCCTACGTCGACTTCGACGTCGGAAGATGTTGCGGATACGCCAGATCCGTGAACCCAAACGTCACGATCCTGCAAACCTCGGCCACCCGCGGCGACGGCCTCGCCGAGTGGTACGAGTGGCTGGCCACCCGGATGAACGCAAAGATCCATTGACAAGGTATTCCGGCCGGAGTAAACCGAGTTCAGCGCTGAAAGACGCGGCGCACGTCTTAACTCGGGACGTTGGGACCCCCAGCCCGGGCCCCGGAAAGCTGTGACGTATGCCAACGGAGGCTGCAGTCAAAGCGGAACAGGCACTCATCCATGTGCTGTGGATCAATGCCGGATTGAGTTGTGACGGTGATTCTGTGGCGTTGACTGCCGCCACGCAACCGAGCATCGAGGAGATCGCCCTCGGGGCGCTCCCCGGACTGCCCAAGATCGCCGTCCACTGGCCCCTCATCGATTTCGAATGCGGGCCCGCAGGCGGGGCCGACGATTTCCTCGCCTGGTTCTTCAAAGCCGAACGCGGTGAACTCGACCCGTTCGTCCTTGTCGTCGAGGGGTCGATCCCCAACGAGGAGATCAAGAACGAAGGGTACTGGTGCGGTTTCGGTAACGACCCGGCCACCGGGCAGCCGATCACCACGAGCGAATGGCTCGACCGGCTCACCCCGAAGGCCACCGCGGTGGTCGCGGCGGGCACCTGCGCCACCTACGGCGGCATCCACGCGATGGCCGGCAACCCGACCGGCGCCATGGGGGTGCCCGACTACCTCGGCTGGGACTGGAAGAGCAAGGCGGGCATACCGATCGTGTGTGTGCCCGGATGCCCGATCCATCCCGACAACCTCGCCGAGACCCTGACGTATCTGCTGTACATGGCCACCGATCAGGCGCCCATGATCCCGCTGGACGACGCGCTGCGACCCAAGTGGTTGTTCGGGCAATCGGTTCACGAGGGGTGTGACCGCGCCGGATACTACGAGCAGGGTGACTTCGCCACCGAGTACGGCTCCCCCAAATGCATTGTGAAACTGGGTTGTTGGGGCCCAGTGGTCAAGTGCAACGTGCCGAAACGGGCGTGGATCAACGGCATCGGCGGCTGCCCGAACGTCGGCGGCATCTGCATCGGCTGCACGATGCCGGGCTTCCCCGACAAGTTCATGCCGTTCATGGACGAACCGCCGGGCGGCAAGGTCTCCACCGCGGCATCGGGTCTGTACGGCTCGGCGATCCGCAGCCTGCGCCACATCACCGGCCGCACCGTCGACAAAGAACCTCGGTGGCGGCATCGCGGTCTGGAGCTGGAAACCGGGGCGACGCGCACCTGGTAGTGCCCGACACCGCGGTCCATCGGCTCTGCACGCACATCCGGCCACCGACGCGATGCGGTGTCGTCGAAACGTTCTCACCTGCACTGCTATTCACGGAAGAAGATCCTGATGACCACCACCGCCCCCAAGCCGTCACACGCGAAGAGCGAACCGGGCCAACTGGTGGAGATGTCGTGGGACCCGATCACCCGCATCGTCGGCAGCCTCGGCATCTACACCAAGATCGACTTCGAGAACCGCGAGGTCGCCGAGTGTCACAGCACATCGTCGATCTTCCGCGGCTATTCGCTGTTCATGAAGGGCAAGGACCCGCGGGACGCGCACTTCATCACCAGCCGCATCTGCGGTATCTGCGGTGACAACCACGCCACCTGCTCGTGCTACACCCAGAACATGGCCTACGGCGTGCAACCGCCCCATGTCGCCGAATGGATCGTGAACCTGGGTGAGGCCGCGGAATACATGTTCGACCACAACATCTTCCAGGAGAACCTGGTCGGCGTCGACTTCTGCGAGAAGATGGTCTCCGAGACCAATCCGAGCGTGCTGGCCAAGGCCGAGAACACCGAGGCACCGCACGCGGGCATGCACGGCTACCGCACCGTCGCCGACATCATGCGGGCCCTCAATCCCTTCACCGGCGAGTTCTACCGGGAGGCGCTGCAGGTCAGCCGGTGGACGCGAGAGATGTTCTGCCTCATGGAAGGTCGGCACGTGCACCCGTCCACGCTGTATCCCGGCGGGGTCGGCACCGTGGCGACGATCCAGTTGATGACCGACTACATGACCCGGTTGATGCGCTACGTCGAGTTCATGAAGAAGGTCGTCCCGATGCACGACGACCTCTTCGACTTCTTCTACGAGGCGCTGCCCGGGTACGAGAAGGTCGGTCTGCGCCGCACGCTGCTGGGCTGCTGGGGCTCGTTCCAGGACCCTGAGCAGTGCAACTTCAACTACCGCGACATGGAGGCCTGGGGCCGCAAGATGTTCGTCACCCCCGGCATCGTCGTCGACGGCAAACTGGTCACCACCTCACTGGTCGACATCAACCTCGGAATCCGGATCCTGTTGGGGCACAGCTACTACGAAGACTGGACCGACCAGGAGATGTTCGTCAGGACCGATCCGCTTGGCAACCCGGTGGACCGGCGGCATCCGTGGAACCAACACACCAATCCCAAGCCGCAGAAGCGGGACTTCGACGAGAGTTACAGCTGGGTGATGTCCCCACGGTGGTTCGACGGCAAGGATCACCTCGCGCTCGACACCGGCGGCGGACCGCTGGCCCGGCTGTGGGCGACCGCGCTGGCGGGCCTGGTCGACATCGGCTACGTCAAGTCGACCGGCAACAGCGTGCAGATCAACCTGCCGAAGACCGCGCTGAAGGGACCGGTCGAATTCGAGTGGAAGATACCGGCCAGGGGCAACAACACGATCGAACGCAACCGCGCCAGAACTTACTTCCAGGCCTACGCCGCGGCGTGTGCACTGCACTTCGCCGATAAGGCGCTCACCGAGATCCGCGCCGGACGCACCAAGACCTGGGAGAAATTCGAGGTTCCCGACGAGGGCATCGGCTGCGGGTTCACCGAGGCCGTGCGCGGCGTGCTGAGCCACCACATGGTGATCCGTGACGGCAAGATCGCCAACTACCACCCGTACCCGCCGACGCCGTGGAACGCCAGTCCGCGGGACAGCTACGGCACGCCGGGCCCGTACGAGGATGCCGTCCAAGGCCAGCCGATCTTCGAGGAGAACGACCGCGAGCACTTCAAAGGCATCGACATCATGCGCACGGTGCGCAGCTTCGATCCGTGCCTGCCGTGCGGTGTGCACATGTACCTCGGGGGCGGAAAGACCTTGGATCTGCTGCACACCCCGACACAGTCCGCCACCGGGGACTGACATATGACGCCCGCCGTCCGGCCACTTGCCGAGGTCTCCGTCGACGAATCCGGGGACCAATCCGCCGAGGAGGCCCGATGGCGCACGGCGGGTGACCGGATAGAGAGCCTGCTCGCCGCCAGCGCCGCGGGCGGCGACGTGGCGCGTGAGCGGGCCGAGCAGTTGGTGCGGGAGATCACCGACCTCTATGGTGCCGCGCTGGCCCGCATGCTGCGCGCGGCGGTGGCCGCCGACCCCGGGCTGGCCGAGACATTCGCGACCGACGATCTCGTCGCGAGCCTGCTGCTGGTGCACGGGCTGCATCCACATCCGGTGCACCGGCGCATCGCCGACGCGCTCGACCGGGTTCGCCCCTATCTCGGGTCTCACGGCGGCGACGTCGATCTCCTCGACGTGGTTCCCGGTGCCGAAGGGGCGGTGGCCCGGCTGCGGTTCAGCGGGACCTGCAAGAGTTGCCCGTCCTCGGCGGCCACGCTGGAACTCACGATCGAGGATGCGGTGCTGGCCGCGGCGCCGGAGATCTCGTCGATCGAGGTCGTGACGGCCCAGCCCGCACCAGAGACCACCGCCGCGGTGATACCCGCACAGTCCCTGCTGGCCCGCGTGCACGCCAACGGCCACCGCCACGCCGAGTGGCATCCGGCACCCGCGCTCGACGAGCTGGCACCCGGTGAGGTGGGTGGCTTCCGCGTCGCAGACACGACGGTGGTGGCCTGCCGCGCCGGTGAGGACCTCATCGCCTACCGCGACCGGTGCGCATCGTGTGGCCGCACCTTCGCCGGGGCGACGTTGCAGGGCGCGGTGTTGCGATGTCCGCACTGCGGCACCGGTTTCGACGTGGTCCACGCGGGCCGGTCGGAGGACGCGCAGCTGCAACCCGTACCGATCCTGATGCGTGACGGCGTGCCGACGCTGGCCCTGCGGCCCACTGGCGACGAGGTCGTGCCGTGACCGGCCCGCAGGATGTGCTGGCCCGGATCCGCGCCACCCGGGACACCCGCGCAGATCCCGGCGAGTGCTGCGAGATGTGCGGCGAACCGATCGGCAGCCATCATCAGCATGTCGTGAACGTCGAAGGTCGGCAACTGTTGTGCGTGTGCCGGGCGTGCTACCTGCTGTTCACCGACAACCGTGCCGAACTGCGGTACCGCGCCGTGCCGGACCGCTACCTGAGGTTTCCGGACTTCGCCCTGGGCCGACCCGAATGGGAGGCGCTGCAGATTCCGGTCGGTGTGGTGTTCTTCCTGCGGAACTCCGCCCTCGGCCGGGTGGCCGCGTTCTACCCTGGCCCGGCCGGTGCGACCGAATCCGAACTCGATCTCGGCGCGTGGCAGGCGATCGAGGCGGCGGATCCACGGGCGGCGCTGCTCGCCGACGACACCGAGGCCCTGATGGTTCGCGTCGGCGATGACGAGAACTCCGCGCCCACATGCCATCTGATTCCCATCGACGCCTGCTACGAGTTCGTCGGACGGCTGCGCCTGCTGTGGCGCGGATTCGACGGCGGGCAGGACGTCCGCAGGTACATCGACGAATTCTTCGAATCCCTGCGCGGGCGCGGTACGGAGGTGCCGCCGTGACCAGCATGCACGCGGACACCGCGGTGACCTTCGCCGTGCTCGACATCGCACCGGAACCCTATGCGGTGACGCCGATCCTGACGGCCAGACTCAATGTGACCGCATCCGGTGCGGATCCCGTGCACGCGATCGCGTTGCGCTGCCAGGTCCGGATCGACCCGCTGCGGCGCGCCTACACCGACAGCGAAGCGGCCGGGCTGCTCGACCTCTTCGGCCCCCGCGAAAGGTGGAGCACCACGCAGCACACGTTCCTGTGGCAGCACTGCACCGCCATGGTCCCCGGATTCGCCGAAGCCACCGAGATCGACCTGGCATTGAACTGCACCTTCGACTTCGAGGTCGCGGCGTCGAAGTATCTGCACGCACTGCAGGGCGGGACGGTGCCGCTGCAATTCCTGTTCAGCGGAACGGTCTTCACCCGCGGGCCGCAGGGGTTCGCGGTCCAGCAGATCCCGTGGGACCGCGACGACCACGTCGACATGCCGGTCGCGGTGTGGCAGCTCCTGATGGAGCGGCACTTCCCCCACACCGGCTGGCTGCGGCTGGACCGCGACACCCTCGGCAGGCTGGCCGCCTACAAGACGCGGCGCGGCCTGCTGTCGTTCGACGAGGCCGTCGACACTCTCCTGCAACGGGAGAACCTCCCATGAGCGCCGACACCGATCAGGTCCTCGCCGTGGCGGACGCCGTGCTGTACGAGGGTTATCTGCTCTACCCGTACCGCGCCGACGCCGCCAAGAACCAGTGCCGCTGGCAGTGGGGTGTGCTGGGACCGCAGGGCGCCGCGGACGCCGGGATCGGTGAGGACAGCGTGTTGTCCGCCGAGATCGTCGTCCGCGACGGTGGCCACGCGCGGCTGAAGGTCACGGTCCGCTTCCTGCAGTTGCAGCACCGGTCCGCCGAAGTCCGCCAGGTCGACGACGACTCGCGCGAGACGTACGTACCGGTCGACGAACTCGTCTGCGCCGACCGGTCCTGGTTGACCTGGGACGAGGCGGTCGCACACGACGTCACCGTCGGCGCGTTCGAGGTCGGGGACCTGCTGACGGGCCGGACACATCCGATCACCGTCGGGGGCGGGCGCGACATCGAGACGGTCGACGGCGGTCGGCTGGTACGCACCCGAAAGTCGCTGTGCGGTGAGCTGATCCTCGCGGCCGAGGCCGACGGCGACCTGTTGCGGGTGAGCTTGACGGTGCGCAACTGTGCCGCACCGGTGCGCACCAAGCAAGACGCGCTCGCCGTGTCGTTCCTCGGCACGCATCTGATCGCCGAGGTCGCCGACGGAGAGTTCGTGTCGCTGCTGGAACCGGACGATCGCGCGGCCGGGGCCGTTTCGCGCTGCGGGCGGCACCGCTGCTTCCCGGTTCTGGCCGGGCCTGCGGGCAGCCGCAACCTGATGTTGATATCCCCGATCATCCTCTATGACCATCCGCGGATCGCCGAGCAGAGCAGAGGCGCGCTGTACGACTCGTGCGAGATCGACGAGATCCTCACCCTGCGCATCATGGCGATGACCGACGAAGAGAAGCTGATGGCCCGCGCGACGGACCCGCTCGCCGCCCAGATCGTCGACCGGTGCGACGCCATGTCGGCCGAGGCGATGCTCGACCTGCACGGCGTGTTGCGGGACCCGCACGGCGGGCGGTCGAGCCTGATCCCAGAGGTTCCCGACGGGGTGCCGTGGTGGGATCCGATGGCGGACAGGGCCGTCGACCCCGGGGTCGACGC
This region of Mycolicibacterium goodii genomic DNA includes:
- the hypB gene encoding hydrogenase nickel incorporation protein HypB, with protein sequence MCATCGCGESGADGADHVVVTLAGETPRHPDHDHHHDHEHGHEHPHDHEHRRTETVTLEQRVLAKNDLLAERNRAWLTARGISTLNITSSPGAGKTTLLERTIGDLGHTHPVAVIEGDQQTLLDADRIRAAGARAVQINTGAGCHLDAAMVHRALGILDPAPGSLLFIENVGNLVCPALFDLGELDKVVVISVTEGTDKPLKYPHMFAAAGVVILNKIDLLPYVDFDVGRCCGYARSVNPNVTILQTSATRGDGLAEWYEWLATRMNAKIH
- a CDS encoding hydrogenase expression protein HypE, with the protein product MPTEAAVKAEQALIHVLWINAGLSCDGDSVALTAATQPSIEEIALGALPGLPKIAVHWPLIDFECGPAGGADDFLAWFFKAERGELDPFVLVVEGSIPNEEIKNEGYWCGFGNDPATGQPITTSEWLDRLTPKATAVVAAGTCATYGGIHAMAGNPTGAMGVPDYLGWDWKSKAGIPIVCVPGCPIHPDNLAETLTYLLYMATDQAPMIPLDDALRPKWLFGQSVHEGCDRAGYYEQGDFATEYGSPKCIVKLGCWGPVVKCNVPKRAWINGIGGCPNVGGICIGCTMPGFPDKFMPFMDEPPGGKVSTAASGLYGSAIRSLRHITGRTVDKEPRWRHRGLELETGATRTW
- a CDS encoding nickel-dependent hydrogenase large subunit, producing MTTTAPKPSHAKSEPGQLVEMSWDPITRIVGSLGIYTKIDFENREVAECHSTSSIFRGYSLFMKGKDPRDAHFITSRICGICGDNHATCSCYTQNMAYGVQPPHVAEWIVNLGEAAEYMFDHNIFQENLVGVDFCEKMVSETNPSVLAKAENTEAPHAGMHGYRTVADIMRALNPFTGEFYREALQVSRWTREMFCLMEGRHVHPSTLYPGGVGTVATIQLMTDYMTRLMRYVEFMKKVVPMHDDLFDFFYEALPGYEKVGLRRTLLGCWGSFQDPEQCNFNYRDMEAWGRKMFVTPGIVVDGKLVTTSLVDINLGIRILLGHSYYEDWTDQEMFVRTDPLGNPVDRRHPWNQHTNPKPQKRDFDESYSWVMSPRWFDGKDHLALDTGGGPLARLWATALAGLVDIGYVKSTGNSVQINLPKTALKGPVEFEWKIPARGNNTIERNRARTYFQAYAAACALHFADKALTEIRAGRTKTWEKFEVPDEGIGCGFTEAVRGVLSHHMVIRDGKIANYHPYPPTPWNASPRDSYGTPGPYEDAVQGQPIFEENDREHFKGIDIMRTVRSFDPCLPCGVHMYLGGGKTLDLLHTPTQSATGD
- a CDS encoding NifU family protein, which produces MTPAVRPLAEVSVDESGDQSAEEARWRTAGDRIESLLAASAAGGDVARERAEQLVREITDLYGAALARMLRAAVAADPGLAETFATDDLVASLLLVHGLHPHPVHRRIADALDRVRPYLGSHGGDVDLLDVVPGAEGAVARLRFSGTCKSCPSSAATLELTIEDAVLAAAPEISSIEVVTAQPAPETTAAVIPAQSLLARVHANGHRHAEWHPAPALDELAPGEVGGFRVADTTVVACRAGEDLIAYRDRCASCGRTFAGATLQGAVLRCPHCGTGFDVVHAGRSEDAQLQPVPILMRDGVPTLALRPTGDEVVP
- a CDS encoding DUF5947 family protein, producing MTGPQDVLARIRATRDTRADPGECCEMCGEPIGSHHQHVVNVEGRQLLCVCRACYLLFTDNRAELRYRAVPDRYLRFPDFALGRPEWEALQIPVGVVFFLRNSALGRVAAFYPGPAGATESELDLGAWQAIEAADPRAALLADDTEALMVRVGDDENSAPTCHLIPIDACYEFVGRLRLLWRGFDGGQDVRRYIDEFFESLRGRGTEVPP
- a CDS encoding DUF6084 family protein; amino-acid sequence: MHADTAVTFAVLDIAPEPYAVTPILTARLNVTASGADPVHAIALRCQVRIDPLRRAYTDSEAAGLLDLFGPRERWSTTQHTFLWQHCTAMVPGFAEATEIDLALNCTFDFEVAASKYLHALQGGTVPLQFLFSGTVFTRGPQGFAVQQIPWDRDDHVDMPVAVWQLLMERHFPHTGWLRLDRDTLGRLAAYKTRRGLLSFDEAVDTLLQRENLP